Within the Streptomyces sp. NBC_00353 genome, the region GTCGAAACCGAGCGCCACGACCCGTATGCCGAAGCGGTCCTCCCAGGACCGGAGCACCGCGCAGAGCCGTGCCACGTCGTTCTCGTAATTGAGCGGCCCCGTCCAGCCGATCGCCGCCGGTATGTCCGCGCTGCGCCGCGCGGGGACCAGCGCCGCCCGGGCTCCCGGCATGCGGCCGTCCGCGTCGGTGAGCCGGGCGGCGATCTCCGCGGCCCGTTCCTCCGCGTCGGCGGGGTCGCTCACGGACGGGGTGGGGGCGAGGCCCGGCCACTCCGGGCCGAACGGCTCGATCGCCGCCCCTTCCAGCTCGTCCTCCGCGTACTCCTCCCAGAGCTCGCCCAGTACGTCCTCCGCGTGGTGGTCACCCGGGTACGACGTCATGCCGGGGCTGAGCTCCCACTTCTCGGGCCACTCGCCGCGTATCCCGCCGTCGAGGAGGACAGGGAGGAGCCCGACCGCTCTGCCCTCGTCGAGCAGTCGGGGCCAGGTGTCCGGGGTCGCGGATCCGTCCGCGTACCAGAGCAGGGGTTCGT harbors:
- a CDS encoding DUF4253 domain-containing protein, producing MATLPNPLPSLATSGLQLPPGTLVDATHDGPWHEPLLWYADGSATPDTWPRLLDEGRAVGLLPVLLDGGIRGEWPEKWELSPGMTSYPGDHHAEDVLGELWEEYAEDELEGAAIEPFGPEWPGLAPTPSVSDPADAEERAAEIAARLTDADGRMPGARAALVPARRSADIPAAIGWTGPLNYENDVARLCAVLRSWEDRFGIRVVALGFDHLIVSVATPPTTVDEAVAVAAEHFAFCPDNIAHTTPDTLRAYADQYVLGEDSWSFWWD